In one window of Fibrobacter sp. UWH6 DNA:
- the ilvN gene encoding acetolactate synthase small subunit, which yields MISTAHSISLLVANRPGVLVRIALVFSRRGYNIDSLVVSPTLDPNFSRMNIVAHGNPEILMQIIKQLEKLVDVVQAKDHTNMNVVEKELALIKVRCAPEQRTEILQLCDHFKAVTVDMTENSMIIQITGNTDKIDAMKSLCQKFEIVEYIRTGKVIMLRGEDKT from the coding sequence ATGATTTCTACAGCTCATTCTATTAGCTTGTTAGTCGCAAACCGCCCGGGCGTGCTCGTTCGCATCGCTCTGGTGTTCTCCCGCCGTGGTTACAACATCGACTCCCTGGTCGTGTCCCCCACGCTGGACCCCAACTTCAGCCGCATGAACATTGTGGCTCACGGTAATCCCGAAATCTTGATGCAGATCATCAAGCAGCTGGAAAAGCTGGTTGACGTTGTGCAGGCCAAGGACCATACCAACATGAACGTGGTGGAAAAGGAACTTGCCTTGATCAAGGTTCGTTGCGCTCCGGAACAGCGTACCGAAATCCTGCAGCTCTGCGATCACTTCAAGGCTGTTACCGTTGACATGACCGAAAACTCCATGATCATCCAGATTACCGGCAACACCGATAAGATCGATGCCATGAAGAGCCTGTGCCAGAAGTTCGAAATCGTCGAATACATCCGCACCGGTAAGGTCATCATGCTCCGCGGTGAAGACAAGACTTAG